In the Rhizophagus irregularis chromosome 8, complete sequence genome, one interval contains:
- a CDS encoding Coronin-like protein crn1 — protein sequence MEENSSKAIFNNLVTELKARLKAIPISGNEASKSQYVCSYLVTRVNLYEGKFELRPEKNITGPNGHGPVDFAIDLLQTAKTVSVTEVKDEDFFKGIAQNAVQLESALSNCKRKANEMEEESVFVGKVFGIITDAEKWYFMECSLDDQDRLRVVGLDVGGASTTHLRVYDPSQYLLPPYGGSGIPYICHHLSITSVI from the coding sequence ATGGAAGAGAATTCTTCCAAGGCAATATTTAACAATCTTGTAACCGAACTGAAGGCCCGTCTAAAGGCTATTCCAATCAGCGGGAATGAAGCATCGAAATCACAATATGTCTGCTCCTATCTTGTTACCAGAGTAAATCTGTACGAGGGGAAGTTTGAGCTTCGACCAGAAAAAAACATCACAGGACCCAATGGACACGGACCAGTTGATTTCGCAATAGACTTACTCCAAACTGCGAAAACTGTTAGCGTGACAGAGGTAAAGGACGAAGATTTTTTTAAGGGTATTGCTCAGAATGCTGTTCAACTCGAATCTGCATTATCAAACTGTAAACGTAAGGCGAATGAGATGGAGGAAGAGAGTGTGTTTGTAGGTAAGGTATTCGGAATTATCACAGATGCAGAAAAGTGGTACTTTATGGAATGTTCGCTTGATGACCAGGACAGGCTAAGAGTCGTCGGGCTGGATGTGGGAGGTGCAAGCACCACCCACCTCCGGGTCTACGACCCGTCGCAGTACCTCCTTCCCCCCTACGGGGGCTCAGGAATCCCCTATATCTGTCACCATCTGTCAATAACATCTGTCATATAa